The nucleotide window AACGAAGAGCGTCTGAAATGGGAATCTGAGTTTGACGGAATGTTGAAATTCCGTGAATGGATTTTGGATTACAGCATCGAGATTGAAGGAAATGAAGAATATTTGGCTTCGGTTGAAGAATTAGATTCAATCGATTCAGAATCTAAGAAATTGGTGAAAGACGGGCAGAAAAAAGCTTGGGAATCTTACCAAAATACAATCTCAGATTTAAAAAATCAAGTTTTACCATTTGTAGAATCCATTAAAAATCAAAATGTTGAAGTTGCTCAATTAATTGAAAGCTTTAATAAAATCATTTCTAAAAGCAAGAGAGATATTTTCCATTTGGTAAGACAGTCTTTATTAGTGACAAGAGCTCAAAACTCCGCTGAAAGAACTGCTTTGAAATCGAAATACGAAGAAATATTCAAAATTGAAAAAGATAATTATTCGTCGCATTTGTATTCTCAATCTGAATGGAAAGCAACGAATGTAAAAGAAATCAAACCAATCTATTCTGATGCTTCTGAAGAAGTGGATGGCAGAGTTGTGGTACGAAATAACTTCGATAAAATCTTTGCAAAATATCCGCAAGCTTTGGTTTTCGGTGAAGATGCGGGAAATATCGGCGATGTGAATCAAGGTCTGGAAGGACTTCAGGAAAAATATGGCGAGGTAAGAATTGCTGACACAGGAATCCGTGAAGCAACAATTCTCGGACAAGGTATAGGAATGGCGATGCGCGGTCTGAAACCGATTGCTGAAATCCAATATCTTGATTATATTTTGTACTGTTTGCAAGGAATGAGCGATGATTTGGCAACGGTTCAATACAGAACAAAAGGTGGTCAAAAAGCACCTGTCATCATTAGAACTCGCGGACACAGATTGGAAGGCGTTTGGCATTCCGGTTCGCCAATGGCGGGAATCCTTAACCTTTCAAAAGGAATTAATATTCTGGTTCCAAGAAGTCTAACGAAAGCGGCAGGTTTTTACAACACAATGCTTCAAAGTGATGAGCCAGCCGTGATTGTAGAATGCTTGAACGGTTACAGATTGAAAGAAAAACAACCAGATAACTTAGGAGAATTCACGATTCCTGTCGGAAAAATCGAAGTGACAAAAGAAGGTAAAGATGTTACTTTGGTAACTTACGGTTCAACTTGGAGAATCGTTACGGAAGCGGCGAATGAATTAGAAAAATTAGGAATTTTTGCAGAAGTGATTGATGTTCAGTCGTTGATTCCATTCGATTTGACTAATGAAATTGCAGAAAGCGTGAAGAAAACCAATCGATTGGTCGTAATCGATGAAGATGTGGAAGGTGGAACTTCGGCGTTTATTCTTCAGCAGATTTTAGAGAAACAAAAAGCGTTCAAATTTTTGGATTCGGAGCCATTGACGATTTCTGCGGAAAATCACAGACCAGCTTTTGCAAGTGATGGCGACTACTTCAGCAAACCATCTTCTGATGATATAATTGAGAAAATCTACGCGATGTTTACGGAAATCAATCCTCAGAAATATCCATCGATTTATTGATTTCTGAAATTTAAAATATCCCCAAAAAACCTTTTGAAGATTCTATTTTCAAAAGGTTATTTTTTTGTAGGTCTTCTACAAACTGGCTTTCATCATCGTGACGAATGTCGATTTTTTCAAAAGTTTTTTTTCTGTAAGAATATCCTTCCATAAAATCTTTATTATCAATCCATTTCTGCAAATCCATTTTTCTCATCCAATCTATAAAATGAGAATGCGATTCTGCACGAAAGCTTTTATTCCGTTTTACAAGGGTATATTTCACTACTTAAATTTTAACAAATCTATTACTAATAAACAGTTATCATTATTAAGTATTCATTAACAATTAATTTTCATTTATTTTTGAAAGTTCAATAATTTTAATTATATTTGTACTATAAATTACAATATGAAACTCGACGAAGCCAAAGAAAAATACATCCAAACTTGGGGAACATTTGCCACAAGCTGGGGAATCAACCGAACAATGGCGCAGGTTCACGCTTTGCTTTTGGCAGAAGGAAAACCATTGTCAACGGATGAAGTGATGGAGCTTTTGCAAATTTCACGAGGCAATGCGAATATGAATCTCCGGGCACTGATGGATTGGGGAATTGTAAAAAAAGAATTTGTGAAAGGGGATAGGAAGGAATATTTCATCGCTGAAAAAGATGTCTGGTTTCTCTTCAAACAAATTACAAAAGAACGCAGAAAACGAGAAATAGAACCAGTTGTAGCGTTTTTGGAGGAACTGAAAAATGTAGATTACGATTCCGATGAAGCCAAAGAATTCATCAAACTGATGGAAGATTTTGGAAACGTGACCAACAAAATCAACAATATAATGGACCTTGCCATAAAAAGCGACGACCATTGGTTGGTTGGGAAAATCACCAATTTATTGAAATAGAAAGGAATTCATTTTCCTTTTTTATTTCAGATGAAGTTTCAAAAATTACTGAAAATATAAAAATTACAATACTATGAAAAATCTTATCATTCACCTATTTCTTATTCTATACTTTGGAAAAACCAAAAGGAGTTTTTTAACATTTTAAAATTATAAAGCTATGAAAACCTTCTTCAAATATGATTTCTACTTTCAACTAGCTGCTTATCTTATCTCAATTTTGTGGTCAAGTTTAGGTTCAGAATTCCAAGGTAATTTTGCAATTTGCTTATTTTTTATAGGATGCTCGCAGACAATTAGTTTCATAATTAGGGTGGGCGGATTACAGGAGAGAAATGTAGTTTTTAAAATTTACAAAATAGGTTATTATATTTTTTTATTGTCAATTTTATTTATGTCTGTACTGCAACTAGATTTTTTGTTTGTATTTGTTGCAATTCTAATCAATGTGATGGCAATTCTATTTTTGATTTCAAGTTTCATTGATTACAGAAATCAAAAATCTATCAATCTTAAAAACCCTACAAAATGAAAACGCTACAAAACCACATCCTCATCTACGACAACGATTGTCCAATGTGTAACATCTATTCCAAAGGATTTATAAAGGCCGGAATGCTGGATGAGAAGGGAAGAGAGGCCTTCTCAGACATCTCTCCTGAAATCAAAAATATGATTGATTTTCAACGTTCAAAAAGCGAGATAGCGTTGATTGATACAAAGGAAAACAAAGTATTCTACGGATTGGAAAGTCTGCTCAAAATAATCGGAAACGCCTTTCCAGCTTTAGAAAAAGTCGCAAGAATACAACCATTTCATTGGTTTTTTCAAAGACTTTACAAGTTCGTTTCTTACAACAGAAAACAAAATATTCCTTCCGCAAAAGATTTGACAGAGTACAATTGTGTTCCGGATTTCAATCTCAAATACAGACTTTTATACCTTGCGTTTGTTTTAATTTTTTCCGCTTATGTTTTAGGATTTTATAATCAAAGATTGTTTCCTGATTTCAAAAATAATTTTGGTCTGGAATTTTTCATCTGTTGTATGCAAATCGTTTGGCAGAGCTTGTTTATGGGGATTTATCTCAAAGATAGAATTTGGGATTATCTCGGGAATATGATGACGGTCTCTCTTCTTGGAACTTTGCTTTTGGTTCCGGTTTTATTCTTTGATTTTAATCAAATATTTTATTTTATCTACTTTGGAATTGTAGTGTTTGTGATGTTTTTGGAACATTTGAGACGATGCAGAATGTTGAAATTCGGGATTATTCCAACCATTTCTTGGATGATTTTCAGAATCACTTTTGGAGCAATTATTTTGTATATTGTTTTAAACTAATTTCTAATTAAATTTTATTAAAATGAAAATAATCATCGCAGCCGGAACTGGTTTTCTTGGCAAAAATTTAGAACAATATTTCCTCAATAAAAACTATGAAATCAAAATCCTGACCCGAAATCCAAAACGTGAAAACGAAATCTTATGGGACGCAAAAACGTTAGGAAATTGGAAAACCGAATTAGAAAACGCAGACGTGCTTATCAATCTTACAGGAAAATCTGTGGATTGCAGATACAACGAGAAGAACAAAATGGAAATCTACGATTCCAGGATTTATTCCACAAAAGTCCTTCAGCAAGCCATTGACGAATGTCAAAATCCACCAAAAATCTGGCTGAATGCAAGTTCTGCAACAATCTACACCCATTCCGAAACCCATCTCAATACGGAGAAAAACGGAATCATCGGCGACGATTTTTCAATTAATATTTGTAAAAGCTGGGAAAAAAAATTCTTCAAAACCGAAAATCAAAATATCCGAAAAGTCGCTCTGAGGACTTCAATTGTCTTAGGGAAAAATGGTGGCGCTTTTCCTAAATTCAAACAAATCTCAAAACTCGCTTTAGGCGGAAAACAAGGTAGAGGAAATCAAATGATGAGCTGGATTCACATTGATGACTTTTGCGAAGCCGTCAACTTCATCATTGAAAATGAAAACTTAAAAGGTGCAATCAATATCACAGCTCCAAAACCTTTATCAAACATAGAAATGATGAAACAACTTCGTGAGAAAATAAAAATTCCATTCGGAATCCCAAGTCCGGTTTGGCTGTTGGAAATCGCAGCAATCTTCATCAAAACCGAAACTGAATTGATGCTGAAAAGCCGAAATGTTTATCCGGAAATTTTATTGGAAAATGGATTTCAGTTTCAATATTATAACTTTGAAAAAGCAATAAAAAGACTTTAAATAAAACATAATATTTGTCATTCCGTAGGAATCTAAACGTCGCTGTTGAGATTCCTGACAAACTTAGTGTAATTAACTATCAAACTGTTTTTATATTGATTAAAATTACAAAACTTTGGAAGCTGACTTTCAAAGTTTTTTCTTAAATTTTCAAAAATATTTCCAACCTTTTTTAAACAACTGCATCTTTCCTTATAAACGCCAGAATATGGAACACGAATTATACATAAGATGCAAAAATAAAGACCGCAATGCACAGCGGAAACTTTATGAAGAATATGCAGGCCGGTTCTTCGCGACCTGCAAACGTTACCTTAAAAACGACGAAGATGCGGAAGAAGTTTTGGCGGATTCTTTCTATCTGATTTTCACAAAGCTTGACCAATTGAAGGAATTGCAGGTTTTCGATGCTTGGGCAAAGAAAATTGTGGTGAATCAATGTCTACAGAAACTTCGCAAGAAACAACCGTTTTCGATTTCAATTGAAGAGAATTTTGTGGATTTGGCCGAAGCTGAACCGGAAAATGTTTCGGAGGAAAGAGGAATTTTATCACTTCTCAATTTTCTCCCCGAAGGTTGCCGTACGATTTTCAATCTGTTTGCGATGGAAGGTTATCCGCACAAAGAGATTGCGCAAATGCTTTCTATATCGGAAGGCACGTCCAAATCTCAGGTGAATTTTGCCCGCAAAAAATTGCAGGAACTGGTGAAACTTCAAACAATTAATTCTTAAAGTTTAAAAAAATGGAAAATCAAGATATCGATAAAATGTTCAACGAAGCCGGAAAATCTGCGGAAGAAAAACCAACTTTCCCAAATTTCGAAAAAGTGTGGCAAAACGTTGAAGAAAAATTAGATAAAAAACAAGAAAAGAAGAGAATTATTCCACTTTGGTTGCCTTACGGAATGGTTGCTGGATTGGCTTTGACGTTTGGTGTTTTATATTTTGTGAATGATAAAGACACGAAAATAGAACCTCAAATTGCTTCAAATGATTACGGAAAACCAATCAATCCGACTCAAATAGAAACGCCGAAAAAAGTTGAGGAAATCAATAAAACTTTTGAAGAGAATTGGGTGAAAAGTCCACTGAAAACTGTTGAGGCGAAAGATATTGTAGCTTATCAAGAAGCGCCAAAAGTTGCTGTTGCTCCGCCAATGATTTACCAAAATTCTTCTCCTGTGGCAGATGTAATTGCGCCAACTGCAATCTATGAAGTTCAGCAACAAGGAATTACAACCGTTCAGGCTCCTGAACTGAAACCAAATTACATCTACACTGAAAAATTAAATAGCGTTGATGATGTTGTGGTGACTGCAATGGGAATCAATCGAGAGCAAAAAAGTATTGGTTATGCATCAACAATGGTGAGTAAAAATTCGATGAATAAAAAAGAGAAATCTTATTCACCGCCACCTCCGCCACCAGCAACGGGAAAAGTGATGGCTCAAGCTTATGTTGACCAAGCTCTGAACGGACGCATTGCTGGACTTCAGATTGCTCCGACAAATCCTGGAAATTCACCACAATTGACGATTCGAGGTATGGCTTCTTTGACTTCAAACAATCAACCTTTATACGTGATTGATGGAATTCCGTATGAGAAAGCAAGCTTGGCTAATATCGACCAAAATAAAATAAAGGATGTTAAAGTTCTAAAAGACGTTTCGGCAACATCACTTTACGGAAGCAGAGGAAAAAATGGAGTAGTTGTGATTAAAACTAAAGGTTTGTCCAAAAAAGAAATTGATTTGCTTAATAATCCACAACCTGTTCAAAATCAAGAATCTTACGACGAGTGGAAGGAAAATCAATTCGAATCCGCAAAAGCCAACCCACTTTCTACATTTTCAATTGATGTGGATAATGCGTCATATTCCAATGTTCGAAGAATGATAAACAATGGACAGAAAGTGGATAAAAATGCTGTGAGAATCGAGGAAATGATTAATTATTTCAAATACGATTATCCTCAGCCAAAAAACAATCAGCCTTTTTCCATCAACACAGAATATAACGATTCGCCTTGGAATCCTAAACATAAGTTGTTGAAAATCGGTTTGCAAGGTAAAACATTGAACGAAAAAGAATTACCAGCTTCAAATTTGGTTTTCCTAATCGATGTTTCCGGTTCGATGAACGAGCAGAATAAATTGCCGTTGCTGAAAACTTCATTCAAAATATTGTTAGAGAAACTTCGTCCGCAAGATAAAGTCGCAATCGTCACTTATGCAGGAAGTGCAGGCGTAGTTTTGGAGCCGACTTCGGCTAAAAATAAGGAGAAAATCCTGACAGCTTTGGAAAATCTAAGCGCTGGCGGAAGTACTGCTGGCGGTCAAGGAATTGAATTGGCTTATAAATTAGCGCAGGAAAACTTAGTTAAAAAAGGAAACAACCGTGTGATTTTGGCGACAGATGGCGATTTCAATGTTGGTGTTTCCGATAATTCTGAACTTCAAAAATTGATTGAGGAGAAGAGAAAATCTGGAATTTATCTCACTTGTCTTGGTTTCGGAATGGGAAATTACAAAGACAATCGTCTGGAAATGCTTGCTGACAAAGGCAACGGAAATTACGCTTACATCGATAATATGCAGGAATCGAATAAGTTTCTTGGGAAGGAATTCGCCGGAAGTATGTATGCGATTGCGAAAGATGTGAAGATTCAAATCGAGTTTAATCCGAAGTTCGTAAAATCTTATCGATTAATTGGTTATGAAAATAGAAAATTAAAAAATGAAGATTTTAAAAATGACAAAATCGATGCGGGAGAATTGGGAATTGGTCACACGGTGACAGCGATTTATGAAGTTATTCCAGTTAATTCAGATTCCGAATTCAGTCCGCAAGATGTTGATTTGAAATATTCTAATACTGGTTCTAAAAACGAATTTGGAGACGAATTGGCAACGGTAAAATTCCGCTACAAAAATCCGGATGAAGATGTAAGTAAAGAATTAATTCAAACTATCAAAGATTCTAAAAATCAATTGAATAGTGCATCATCTGATTTCAAATTTGCATCGTCTGTGGCTTGGTTTGGTTTGGTTTTAAGACAATCGGAATTCATCAAAGATAAAGACCTTGATAAAATCATCAATCTTTCAAAACAAGGAAAATCGAATGATGAAGATG belongs to Chryseobacterium sp. KACC 21268 and includes:
- a CDS encoding thiamine pyrophosphate-dependent enzyme; its protein translation is MQTTYIETQQISFQDFKNSILEDYRLGRISREMSYLGRREVLTGKAKFGIFGDGKELPQLAMAKVFRNGDFRSGYYRDQTFALAIDAVSVESFFAQLYADTSVEREPASAGRQMNGHYATRSLNADGSWKNLTEQKNISSDISPTAGQMPRLLGLAQASKVYKSVKFDGSEKFSKDGNEVAFGTIGDASTAEGHFWETLNAACALQVPMIVSIWDDGYGISVPTQNQRAKADISEMLSGFQRKADEKQGCEIIQVKAWDYPALMEAYAKAEHYARYESVPVVIHVTEVTQPQGHSTSGSHERYKNEERLKWESEFDGMLKFREWILDYSIEIEGNEEYLASVEELDSIDSESKKLVKDGQKKAWESYQNTISDLKNQVLPFVESIKNQNVEVAQLIESFNKIISKSKRDIFHLVRQSLLVTRAQNSAERTALKSKYEEIFKIEKDNYSSHLYSQSEWKATNVKEIKPIYSDASEEVDGRVVVRNNFDKIFAKYPQALVFGEDAGNIGDVNQGLEGLQEKYGEVRIADTGIREATILGQGIGMAMRGLKPIAEIQYLDYILYCLQGMSDDLATVQYRTKGGQKAPVIIRTRGHRLEGVWHSGSPMAGILNLSKGINILVPRSLTKAAGFYNTMLQSDEPAVIVECLNGYRLKEKQPDNLGEFTIPVGKIEVTKEGKDVTLVTYGSTWRIVTEAANELEKLGIFAEVIDVQSLIPFDLTNEIAESVKKTNRLVVIDEDVEGGTSAFILQQILEKQKAFKFLDSEPLTISAENHRPAFASDGDYFSKPSSDDIIEKIYAMFTEINPQKYPSIY
- a CDS encoding transcriptional regulator — encoded protein: MKLDEAKEKYIQTWGTFATSWGINRTMAQVHALLLAEGKPLSTDEVMELLQISRGNANMNLRALMDWGIVKKEFVKGDRKEYFIAEKDVWFLFKQITKERRKREIEPVVAFLEELKNVDYDSDEAKEFIKLMEDFGNVTNKINNIMDLAIKSDDHWLVGKITNLLK
- a CDS encoding DCC1-like thiol-disulfide oxidoreductase family protein gives rise to the protein MKTLQNHILIYDNDCPMCNIYSKGFIKAGMLDEKGREAFSDISPEIKNMIDFQRSKSEIALIDTKENKVFYGLESLLKIIGNAFPALEKVARIQPFHWFFQRLYKFVSYNRKQNIPSAKDLTEYNCVPDFNLKYRLLYLAFVLIFSAYVLGFYNQRLFPDFKNNFGLEFFICCMQIVWQSLFMGIYLKDRIWDYLGNMMTVSLLGTLLLVPVLFFDFNQIFYFIYFGIVVFVMFLEHLRRCRMLKFGIIPTISWMIFRITFGAIILYIVLN
- a CDS encoding TIGR01777 family oxidoreductase → MKIIIAAGTGFLGKNLEQYFLNKNYEIKILTRNPKRENEILWDAKTLGNWKTELENADVLINLTGKSVDCRYNEKNKMEIYDSRIYSTKVLQQAIDECQNPPKIWLNASSATIYTHSETHLNTEKNGIIGDDFSINICKSWEKKFFKTENQNIRKVALRTSIVLGKNGGAFPKFKQISKLALGGKQGRGNQMMSWIHIDDFCEAVNFIIENENLKGAINITAPKPLSNIEMMKQLREKIKIPFGIPSPVWLLEIAAIFIKTETELMLKSRNVYPEILLENGFQFQYYNFEKAIKRL
- a CDS encoding sigma-70 family RNA polymerase sigma factor — translated: MEHELYIRCKNKDRNAQRKLYEEYAGRFFATCKRYLKNDEDAEEVLADSFYLIFTKLDQLKELQVFDAWAKKIVVNQCLQKLRKKQPFSISIEENFVDLAEAEPENVSEERGILSLLNFLPEGCRTIFNLFAMEGYPHKEIAQMLSISEGTSKSQVNFARKKLQELVKLQTINS
- a CDS encoding von Willebrand factor type A domain-containing protein — encoded protein: MENQDIDKMFNEAGKSAEEKPTFPNFEKVWQNVEEKLDKKQEKKRIIPLWLPYGMVAGLALTFGVLYFVNDKDTKIEPQIASNDYGKPINPTQIETPKKVEEINKTFEENWVKSPLKTVEAKDIVAYQEAPKVAVAPPMIYQNSSPVADVIAPTAIYEVQQQGITTVQAPELKPNYIYTEKLNSVDDVVVTAMGINREQKSIGYASTMVSKNSMNKKEKSYSPPPPPPATGKVMAQAYVDQALNGRIAGLQIAPTNPGNSPQLTIRGMASLTSNNQPLYVIDGIPYEKASLANIDQNKIKDVKVLKDVSATSLYGSRGKNGVVVIKTKGLSKKEIDLLNNPQPVQNQESYDEWKENQFESAKANPLSTFSIDVDNASYSNVRRMINNGQKVDKNAVRIEEMINYFKYDYPQPKNNQPFSINTEYNDSPWNPKHKLLKIGLQGKTLNEKELPASNLVFLIDVSGSMNEQNKLPLLKTSFKILLEKLRPQDKVAIVTYAGSAGVVLEPTSAKNKEKILTALENLSAGGSTAGGQGIELAYKLAQENLVKKGNNRVILATDGDFNVGVSDNSELQKLIEEKRKSGIYLTCLGFGMGNYKDNRLEMLADKGNGNYAYIDNMQESNKFLGKEFAGSMYAIAKDVKIQIEFNPKFVKSYRLIGYENRKLKNEDFKNDKIDAGELGIGHTVTAIYEVIPVNSDSEFSPQDVDLKYSNTGSKNEFGDELATVKFRYKNPDEDVSKELIQTIKDSKNQLNSASSDFKFASSVAWFGLVLRQSEFIKDKDLDKIINLSKQGKSNDEDGYRSEFIRLIESYKQIK